One stretch of Labrenzia sp. CE80 DNA includes these proteins:
- the gph gene encoding phosphoglycolate phosphatase (PGP is an essential enzyme in the glycolate salvage pathway in higher organisms (photorespiration in plants). Phosphoglycolate results from the oxidase activity of RubisCO in the Calvin cycle when concentrations of carbon dioxide are low relative to oxygen. This enzyme is a member of the Haloacid Dehalogenase (HAD) superfamily of aspartate-nucleophile hydrolase enzymes (PF00702).), with protein sequence MSVLVFDLDGTLVSSMSDLTATLNAVLVDNGHRAVAPESVRAQVGQGAKALLQKGLEANGVTWSDEDITPLFGQFLTYYEAHIADHTRPFPGAIDAMTHLRGAGWRLAVCTNKIERLTHALLDALDMTRHFDAIVARDTFPNAKPHAEPVLGAISRAGGLRERSVMIGDTATDIDAARAAGIPVVAVDFGYTQVPVSDLGPDRIISHFNELPQAILDLRLSS encoded by the coding sequence ATGTCTGTTCTCGTGTTCGATCTCGACGGCACGCTTGTTTCTTCCATGTCAGACCTGACGGCAACGTTGAATGCTGTCCTCGTCGACAATGGTCATCGCGCTGTCGCGCCGGAGAGCGTGCGCGCGCAGGTCGGCCAAGGGGCAAAAGCGCTCCTGCAGAAAGGTCTCGAAGCAAACGGCGTCACGTGGTCCGACGAGGACATAACACCACTGTTCGGCCAGTTTCTGACCTATTACGAAGCGCATATAGCCGATCACACCCGTCCCTTCCCCGGGGCGATCGACGCGATGACACACCTGCGAGGCGCAGGCTGGAGGCTGGCGGTCTGCACAAACAAGATCGAACGGCTGACACACGCCCTTCTGGACGCACTCGATATGACCCGTCATTTCGACGCGATTGTTGCGCGCGATACGTTTCCAAATGCGAAACCTCACGCGGAGCCGGTGCTGGGCGCCATTTCCCGCGCTGGCGGCTTGCGGGAACGATCAGTCATGATCGGTGACACGGCGACAGACATTGACGCCGCCCGCGCTGCGGGCATTCCGGTTGTCGCGGTCGACTTTGGCTACACGCAAGTGCCCGTCTCGGATCTGGGGCCGGATCGCATCATTTCCCACTTCAACGAGCTGCCACAAGCTATCCTGGACCTGCGGCTTTCATCTTGA